The following are from one region of the Myxococcales bacterium genome:
- a CDS encoding amidohydrolase family protein, protein MRPLIAAASLSLFALFSCGEDKGGPVDAALDAGLLDGAAGTVAPEAGLLDGLALADAGSEAGPVASFEEVTCPTPLPPVATGTCSVSGSGAVKLLQGEVLTPDRIYHAGQVAIDAQGLITCVGCACALGGETVITCPDGAISPGLINTHEHLTFGQNNPHPDTGVRYDHRHEWRRGQGGKPPVTAGGSASADQVRWAELRFLMGGATSIVGSGGQPGLLRNLDSQNQEGLGQKPVDFDTFPLDDSDGSRRTMDCNYGGTPTSAAAIAMTDAYVPHVSEGVDRSARNEFLCQSSVAYDTMPPGISNDLLQDRMAMIHAVGLQPADYEAMAKAGAALIWSPRSNITLYGETARVTTAARLGVQIALGTDWMPTGSMNLLRELACADAFNRTYLDGFFSDVDLWQMVTVNAAVVTATDDVIGRLAPGLVADVTVFRRGGRAPYRAVIEAKPEDVVLVLRAGKPLYGDDAAMTALVPAGCDPVDVCTVAKKLCLTGEVGKTYDVLKAAVGATTYPAFACGQPLNEPSCTPKRPSSTAGSTVFTGELRSGDLDGDGISDSDDNCPRVFNPARPLDEGVQGDADGDKVGDACDPCPLDVLPSCTPRP, encoded by the coding sequence ATGCGCCCCCTCATTGCTGCCGCGTCCTTGAGCCTTTTTGCCCTTTTTTCTTGTGGTGAAGATAAAGGGGGGCCTGTAGACGCAGCCCTGGACGCAGGTTTGCTGGATGGGGCAGCGGGAACCGTCGCCCCCGAGGCGGGGCTGCTGGACGGACTCGCGCTGGCTGACGCCGGCTCGGAGGCGGGCCCGGTGGCCTCGTTCGAGGAGGTCACCTGCCCGACCCCGCTGCCGCCGGTGGCGACCGGGACGTGTTCGGTGTCGGGCAGCGGCGCGGTCAAGCTGTTGCAAGGCGAGGTGCTGACGCCCGACCGTATCTATCACGCGGGGCAGGTTGCGATCGACGCGCAGGGCTTGATCACGTGCGTGGGCTGCGCCTGTGCGCTTGGGGGGGAAACCGTCATCACCTGTCCGGATGGCGCGATATCTCCTGGTCTCATCAATACCCACGAGCACCTCACGTTCGGGCAAAACAACCCCCACCCGGACACGGGAGTTCGTTATGATCACCGCCACGAGTGGCGCCGTGGTCAAGGTGGCAAACCACCCGTGACCGCCGGGGGCAGTGCGAGCGCCGATCAGGTGCGCTGGGCGGAGCTGCGGTTCCTGATGGGCGGAGCCACTTCGATTGTGGGCTCCGGTGGTCAGCCCGGCTTGCTGCGGAACCTGGACTCGCAGAACCAGGAGGGACTTGGCCAAAAGCCGGTCGACTTCGATACGTTTCCGCTCGACGACTCTGACGGCTCCCGCCGCACGATGGATTGCAACTATGGCGGCACACCCACGAGTGCGGCTGCGATCGCAATGACGGACGCCTACGTGCCGCACGTCTCCGAAGGCGTCGATCGGAGCGCACGCAATGAGTTTCTCTGCCAGAGCAGCGTTGCTTACGACACGATGCCCCCCGGGATCTCAAACGATCTGCTGCAGGATCGTATGGCGATGATCCACGCTGTGGGCCTGCAGCCTGCAGACTACGAGGCCATGGCCAAGGCGGGTGCGGCCTTGATCTGGTCGCCTCGCTCGAACATCACCCTCTACGGCGAGACCGCGCGCGTGACCACGGCGGCGCGTCTGGGCGTGCAGATCGCGCTGGGGACCGACTGGATGCCGACCGGGTCGATGAACCTGCTGCGCGAGCTTGCCTGCGCCGATGCCTTCAATCGGACGTACCTCGACGGATTTTTCAGCGACGTCGACTTGTGGCAGATGGTGACCGTGAACGCGGCGGTGGTGACCGCCACGGACGATGTCATCGGTCGGCTCGCACCGGGGTTGGTGGCGGACGTCACCGTCTTTCGGCGCGGGGGGCGGGCGCCGTACCGCGCCGTGATCGAGGCCAAGCCCGAGGATGTCGTGCTCGTCCTGCGCGCAGGCAAGCCCCTCTATGGTGACGACGCCGCCATGACGGCGCTCGTGCCCGCAGGCTGCGATCCGGTCGACGTTTGCACGGTGGCAAAGAAGCTGTGCCTCACGGGCGAGGTTGGCAAGACCTACGACGTGCTCAAAGCGGCGGTGGGGGCCACGACCTATCCCGCCTTCGCGTGTGGGCAGCCGCTGAACGAGCCGTCGTGCACCCCCAAACGCCCGAGCTCGACCGCGGGCTCCACCGTGTTCACGGGTGAGCTTCGCAGCGGCGACCTCGATGGCGATGGGATCAGCGATAGCGACGACAACTGCCCGAGGGTGTTCAACCCCGCTCGTCCTCTCGATGAGGGGGTTCAGGGCGATGCCGACGGCGACAAGGTGGGCGATGCCTGTGATCCCTGCCCACTCGACGTCCTTCCAAGCTGCACGCCAAGGCCCTAG